A genomic segment from Ciconia boyciana chromosome 5, ASM3463844v1, whole genome shotgun sequence encodes:
- the KIAA0232 gene encoding uncharacterized protein KIAA0232 homolog isoform X2, producing MRPICTVVVDGLPSESSSSSYPGPVSVSEMSLLHALGPVQTWLGQELEKCGIDAMIYTRYVLSLLLHDSYDYDLQEQENDIFLGWEKGAYKKWGKSKKKCSDLTLEEMKKQAAVQCLRSASDESSGIETLVEELCSRLKDLQSKQEEKIHKKLEGSLSPETDLSPTAKDQVEMYYEAFPPLSEKPVCLQEIMTVWNKSKVCSYSSSSSSSTAPPTSTDTSSPKDCNSESEVTKDRSSKVSATVQERTQQKKSKNEKENKFSNNTVEEKPVLYKKQVRHKSEGKMRPRSWSSGSSEAGSSSSGNQGEYKASMKCIKVRHKTREVRNKKGRNGQSRLSVKSGEKADRKVHSGSSSSSSSGSIKQLCKRGKRPLKEIGRKEAGGSDGKDLYLDSRNEKEYKEEPLWYTEPITEYFVPLSRKSKLETTYRNREDICGVTSEAVEELSESVHGLCISNNNIHKTYLAAGTFIDGHFVEMPAVLNEDIDLAGTSICSQPEDDKYLDDVHLSELTHFYEVDIDQSMLDPGASDTMQGESRILNMIRQKSKEKTDFEAECCIVLDGMELQGESAIWTDSTSSVGAEGWFLQDLSNLAQFWECCSSSSSGDADGESFGGDSPIRFSPILDSTMLNSHMLAGNQELFSDINEGSGINSCFSVFEVQCSNSVLPFSFETLNLGNENADSSSTANIIGKTQSRLLIWTKNSAFDENEHCSNLSTRTCSPWSHSEETRSDNETLNIPYEESTQFNAEDINYVVPRVSSSYVDEEILDFLPEETCQQQARTLGEMPTLIFKKKSKLESVCGIQLEQKAESKDYETTQGCSESSPHGDGYSSGVIKDIWTNMTDRNSAAMVEIEGIEDELFATDVNNYCCCLDTEAKVETLQEPNKAVQRSEYHLWEGQKENLEKRAFVSNDLSKVDGGDYTTPSKPWDVNQDKENSFILGGVYGELKTFNSDGEWAVVPPSHSKGSLLQCAASDVVTIAGTDVFMTPGNSFAPGHRQLWRPFVSFEQNEQSKSGDNGLNKGFSFIFHEDLLGACSNFQVEEPGLEYSFSSFDLNNPFSQVLHVECSFEPEGIASFSPSFKPKSILCSDSDSEVLHPRICGVDRTQYRAIRISPRTHFRPISASELSPGGGSESEFESEKDEGGIAVPSQVDVFEDPQADLKPLEEDAEKEGHYYGKSELESGKFLPRLKKSGMEKSAQTSLDSQEESAGMLPVGNQDPCLECSMKESVDGRAMESSKVNCRIVEPREETSRFCSCKAGCRFPTYEDNPVSSGELEERMSGSQEKQCWWEKALYSPLFPASQCEECYTNAKGENGVGEFADVKEISNDDEHLLDFNMVSSVYEARCADDINAEAKPNGFRKKIYSSDSSSSEDTASEGGSEWADPCEEELFSRTQL from the exons AGCTCTGGGATTGAAACGTTAGTGGAGGAGCTTTGCTCCAGACTGAAAGACCTTCAGAGTAAGCAAG agGAGAAGATTCACAAAAAGTTAGAAGGCTCTTTGTCTCCTGAGACTGATTTATCTCCCACAGCAAAGGATCAAGTAGAAAT gTACTATGAagcatttcctcctctttctgaaAAGCCAGTTTGCCTGCAGGAAATTATGACTGTATGGAATAAATCCAAAGTATGCTCTTACTCTAGCTCCTCATCTTCATCCACTGCTCCACCAACTAGCACGGATACATCTTCTCCAAAGGACTGCAATAGTGAAAGTGAAGTAACTAAAGACAGAAGTAGTAAAGTATCTGCCACTGTACAGGAAAGAacccagcagaagaaaagtaaaaatgagaaagaaaacaagtttagTAACAACACTGTTGAAGAGAAGCCTGTTTTGTACAAAAAACAAGTCCGACACAAGTCTGAGGGAAAGATGCGTCCTCGCTCCTGGTCATCTGGATCCAGTGAGGCTGGCTCAAGTTCTAGTGGTAATCAAGGTGAATACAAGGCATCAATGAAATGCATTAAAGTAAGACACAAAACAAGAGAGGTTCGAAATAAAAAAGGGCGTAATGGGCAAAGCAGGCTTTCAGTGAAATCTGGTGAAAAGGCTGATAGAAAAGTCCACAGCGGAAGCAGTAGCAGCAGTAGCAGCGGGTCCATCAAACAGCTGTGCAAAAGAGGTAAAAGGCCATTAAAAgaaattggaagaaaagaagctgGCGGTAGCGATGGAAAAGATTTGTATTTagacagcagaaatgaaaaggaatacaAAGAAGAACCCTTGTGGTATACTGAGCCGATTACAGAGTACTTTGTTCCTCTtagcagaaaaagcaagctgGAGACTACATACCGCAACAGAGAAGATATATGTGGCGTAACATCAGAGGCTGTAGAAGAGTTGTCTGAATCCGTGCATGGTCTTTGTATTAGCAACAATAATATTCATAAAACATACCTCGCAGCAGGTACTTTCATTGATGGTCACTTTGTAGAAATGCCTGCAGTTCTAAATGAGGATATTGACCTCGCTGGGACCTCAATATGTTCTCAACCAGAGGACGACAAATATTTAGATGATGTTCATCTGTCAGAACTAACACACTTCTATGAAGTGGATATTGATCAATCCATGTTGGATCCTGGTGCCTCAGATACGATGCAAGGGGAGAGTCGGATTTTAAATATGATTCGacaaaagagtaaagaaaaaactGATTTTGAGGCAGAATGTTGCATAGTGTTAGATGGAATGGAGTTGCAAGGGGAAAGTGCAATATGGACAGATTCGACCAGCTCTGTTGGTGCTGAAGGGTGGTTCTTGCAAGACCTTAGTAATTTAGCTCAATTTTGGGAGTGCTGTTCATCTTCTAGTTCTGGTGATGCAGATGGGGAAAGTTTTGGAGGAGATTCTCCGATCAGATTCTCCCCCATCTTAGACAGCACAATGCTTAATTCACACATGCTTGCTGGCAATCAAGAGCTCTTTTCAGATATTAATGAAGGGTCTGGTATAAactcttgtttttcagtgtttgaagtGCAATGCAGTAACTCtgttttaccattttcttttgaaacactCAACttgggaaatgaaaatgcagattcTAGTAGCACTGCTAATATTATTGGGAAAACACAGTCTAGATTGCTAATATGGACCAAAAATAGTGCCTTTGATGAAAATGAACACTGTTCCAATCTTTCAACAAGAACCTGTAGTCCATGGTCACACTCGGAAGAAACACGTTCAGACAATGAGACTTTAAATATTCCATATGAAGAATCCACGCAATTTAATGCAGAAGATATTAATTATGTAGTTCCTAGAGTGTCTTCGAGTTATGTAGATGAAGAAATTCTAGATTTTTTGCCAGAAGAAACCTGCCAGCAACAAGCTAGAACTTTAGGAGAAATGCCCactttgattttcaaaaaaaaatctaagctaGAATCTGTCTGTGGTATTCAGCtagaacaaaaagcagaaagtaaaGACTATGAAACTACACAAGGGTGTAGTGAAAGCAGTCCACATGGAGATGGCTACAGCTCAGGGGTTATTAAAGATATTTGGACAAATATGACAGACAGAAATTCTGCAGCGATGGTAGAAATAGAAGGAATAGAAGATGAATTGTTTGCAACTGATGTAAATAActattgctgctgtttggaTACAGAAGCAAAAGTTGAAACCCTCCAGGAGCCCAATAAAGCAGTGCAGAGATCAGAGTATCATCTTTGGGAAGGTCAAAAGGAGAATTTAGAGAAGAGAGCCTTTGTCTCAAATGATTTATCAAAAGTAGATGGTGGTGACTATACTACACCATCAAAACCTTGGGATGTTAACCAGGATAAAGAAAACTCATTTATACTTGGTGGTGTGTATGGGGAGCTCAAAACATTTAACAGTGATGGAGAATGGGCAGTGGTGCCACCTAGTCATTCAAAAGGGAGCTTATTACAATGTGCAGCTTCTGATGTAGTGACTATAGCTGGTACAGATGTTTTTATGACTCCAGGTAATAGCTTTGCCCCTGGTCATAGGCAACTATGGAGGCCATTTGTATCATTTGAACAGAATGAGCAATCAAAGAGTGGAGATAATGGATTAAATaagggtttttcttttatcttccaTGAAGACTTACTGGGAGCTTGTAGTAACTTTCAAGTTGAAGAACCAGGGCTTGAATACTCATTCTCTTCCTTTGACCTGAACAATCCATTTTCACAAGTTCTTCATGTAGAGTGTTCGTTTGAGCCAGAAGGAATTGCATCTTTCAGCCCTAGTTTTAAGCCTAAGTCAATTCTGTGCTCTGATTCAGACAGTGAGGTTTTACACCCCAGGATATGTGGTGTTGATCGAACTCAGTACAGGGCTATACGGATTTCTCCAAGGACTCACTTTCGCCCGATTTCTGCATCTGAACTTTCTCCAGGTGGTGGAAGTGAGTCAGAATTTGAGTCAGAAAAAGATGAGGGAGGTATTGCTGTCCCTTCTCAAGTAGATGTATTTGAGGATCCACAAGCAGATCTCAAACCTCTGgaagaagatgcagaaaaagaagggcATTATTATGGAAAATCAGAGCTTGAATCTGGAAAATTCCTTCCCAGATTAAAAAAGTCTGGAATGGAGAAGAGTGCACAAACATCATTGGATTCCCAAGAAGAGTCGGCTGGGATGTTGCCAGTAGGAAACCAAGATCCCTGTTTAGAATGCAGTATGAAAGAGTCTGTAGATGGGAGGGCGATGGAGAGCTCTAAAGTAAACTGCAGAATAGTGGAGCCACGTGAGGAGACTAGCAGGTTTTGCAGTTGTAAAGCAGGGTGCCGTTTCCCCACGTACGAGGATAATCCTGTTTCTTCAGGAGAGCTTGAAGAG AGAATGAGTGGCAGCCAGGAAAAGCAATGCTGGTGGGAAAAGGCGCTCTATTCTCCCCTTTTTCCTGCATCACAGTGTGAAG AGTGTTACACAAATGCCAAGGGAGAGAATGGTGTAGGAGAATTTGCAGATGTAAAGGAAATATCCAATGATGATGAACATCTTTTAGATTTTAATATG GTTTCTTCTGTTTATGAAGCAAGATGTGCAGATGATATAAATGCTGAGGCAAAACCAAATGGCTTCAGGAAGAAGATCTACTCCAGTGATAGCTCCAGCTCTGAAGACACAGCTTCAGAAGGTGGAAGTGAATGGGCTGATCCGTGTGAGGAGGAGCTTTTTTCTCGAACTCAACTATAA